The following coding sequences lie in one Halorarum halophilum genomic window:
- the idsA3 gene encoding geranylfarnesyl diphosphate synthase, translating to MTQDATEDRVLAAVRERRELVNDAIDEDLPMAEPERLYEATRYLLDAGGKRLRPTAALLAAESLADVAPLSTDYRAFPSLSGETFDLMRAAVSVEVIQSFTLIHDDIMDEDDLRRGVPAVHREYDTETAILAGDTLYAKAFELLSDTGADPAGGLEAVNLLASTCTRICEGQSLDVDFEGRDDVSPEEYLQMVELKTAVLYGASAAIPAVLMGADDYVVDALYQYGVDSGRAFQIQDDVLDLTVPSEKLGKQRGSDLVEDKETLITLHARQQGVDVDGLVSADTPAEATEEAIEEAVAALEEAGSIDYAREKATELTERSKERLSVLPDNEARSLLRDLADYLVSRTY from the coding sequence ATGACCCAGGACGCGACGGAGGACCGGGTGCTCGCCGCGGTCAGGGAGCGGCGCGAACTCGTGAACGACGCCATCGACGAGGACCTCCCGATGGCCGAGCCGGAGCGGCTCTACGAGGCGACGCGGTACCTCCTCGACGCCGGCGGGAAGCGCCTCCGACCGACCGCCGCGCTCCTCGCCGCCGAATCGCTCGCGGACGTGGCGCCGCTGTCGACCGACTACCGCGCGTTCCCCTCGCTGTCTGGTGAGACGTTCGATCTCATGCGGGCGGCCGTGAGCGTCGAGGTGATCCAGTCGTTCACCCTCATCCACGACGACATCATGGACGAGGACGACCTGCGCCGGGGTGTCCCGGCAGTCCACCGTGAGTACGACACGGAGACGGCCATCCTCGCCGGGGACACGCTGTACGCCAAGGCGTTCGAACTCCTCTCGGACACCGGCGCCGACCCGGCCGGCGGGCTGGAGGCCGTGAACCTCCTCGCGTCCACCTGCACTCGCATCTGCGAGGGCCAGTCGCTCGACGTTGACTTCGAGGGCCGCGACGACGTGAGCCCGGAGGAGTACCTCCAGATGGTCGAGCTGAAGACCGCCGTCCTCTACGGCGCCTCGGCCGCCATCCCGGCGGTCCTGATGGGCGCCGACGACTACGTCGTCGACGCGCTCTACCAGTACGGCGTCGACTCCGGGCGCGCGTTCCAGATCCAGGACGACGTGCTCGACCTCACCGTCCCCTCCGAGAAGCTCGGCAAGCAGCGAGGCTCGGACCTCGTCGAGGACAAGGAGACGCTCATCACCCTCCACGCACGCCAGCAGGGCGTCGACGTGGACGGACTCGTCTCCGCCGACACTCCCGCCGAGGCCACCGAGGAGGCGATCGAGGAGGCCGTCGCCGCGCTTGAGGAAGCTGGCAGCATCGACTACGCCCGCGAGAAGGCGACCGAACTGACCGAGCGGAGCAAGGAGCGCCTCTCGGTGCTCCCCGACAACGAGGCGCGTTCGCTCCTCCGGGACCTCGCGGACTACCTCGTCTCCCGGACCTACTGA
- a CDS encoding ribonuclease J, translating to MEVEIATIGGYEEVGRQMTAVRAGDDIVVFDMGLNLSKVLIHDNVETEKMHSLDLIDMGAIPDDRVMSDLEGDVQAIVPTHGHLDHIGAISKLAHRYDAPVVASPFTIELVKQQIKGENKFNVNNDLVKMEGGETMSIGDSGQVELEFVHVTHSIIDAINPVVHTPEGAVVYGLDKRMDHTPVLEDPIDMERFREIGREGNGVLCYIEDCTNAGRKGRTPSESHARNHLEDTLNSIEDYDGGIVATTFSSHVSRVSSLVEFAQDIGREPVLLGRSMEKYSGTAERLDFVDFPDDLGMYGHRKSVDRTFKRIMKEGKENYLPIVTGHQGEPRAMLTRMGRGETPFELDDGDKVIFSARVIPEPTNEGQRYQSEQLLRMQGARIYDDIHVSGHLREEGHYQMLDALQPQHLIPAHQDLKGFAPYVDLASNMGYSLGRDIHVTQNGNMIQLTE from the coding sequence ATGGAAGTAGAAATCGCAACAATCGGTGGCTACGAGGAAGTCGGCCGCCAGATGACGGCAGTTCGCGCAGGGGACGACATCGTCGTGTTCGACATGGGCCTCAACTTGAGCAAGGTCCTGATCCACGACAACGTCGAGACCGAGAAGATGCACAGCCTGGACCTCATCGACATGGGGGCCATCCCGGACGACCGCGTCATGTCCGACCTCGAGGGCGACGTGCAGGCCATCGTGCCGACGCACGGCCACCTCGACCACATCGGCGCCATCTCGAAGCTGGCCCACCGGTACGACGCGCCAGTCGTCGCCAGCCCGTTCACCATCGAGCTTGTGAAACAGCAGATCAAGGGGGAGAACAAGTTCAACGTCAACAACGACCTCGTCAAGATGGAGGGCGGCGAGACGATGTCCATCGGCGACTCCGGGCAGGTCGAACTCGAGTTCGTCCACGTCACCCACTCCATCATCGACGCGATCAACCCGGTGGTCCACACGCCCGAGGGCGCCGTCGTCTACGGCCTCGACAAGCGCATGGACCACACGCCGGTGCTGGAGGACCCGATCGACATGGAGCGGTTCCGCGAGATCGGCCGCGAGGGGAACGGCGTCCTCTGCTACATCGAGGACTGCACGAACGCGGGCCGGAAGGGCCGGACGCCGTCGGAGTCGCACGCACGTAACCACCTCGAGGACACCCTCAACAGCATCGAGGACTACGACGGCGGAATCGTCGCCACCACGTTCTCCTCCCACGTGTCCCGCGTCTCCTCGCTCGTCGAGTTCGCCCAGGACATCGGGCGCGAGCCGGTGCTGCTCGGCCGCTCGATGGAGAAGTACAGCGGCACCGCGGAGCGGCTGGACTTCGTGGACTTCCCGGACGACCTCGGGATGTACGGTCACCGCAAGTCCGTCGACCGCACGTTCAAGCGCATCATGAAGGAGGGGAAGGAGAACTACCTCCCCATCGTCACGGGCCACCAGGGCGAGCCGCGCGCGATGCTCACCCGGATGGGTCGCGGCGAGACCCCCTTCGAACTGGACGACGGCGACAAGGTCATCTTCAGCGCCCGGGTCATCCCGGAGCCTACGAACGAGGGCCAGCGCTACCAGTCCGAACAGCTCCTCCGGATGCAGGGTGCCCGCATCTACGACGACATCCACGTGTCGGGCCACCTCCGCGAGGAGGGCCACTACCAGATGCTCGACGCGCTCCAGCCCCAGCACCTCATCCCGGCCCACCAGGACCTCAAGGGGTTCGCGCCGTACGTCGACCTCGCGAGCAACATGGGCTACTCGCTCGGGCGTGACATCCACGTGACGCAGAACGGCAACATGATCCAGCTGACGGAGTGA
- a CDS encoding 50S ribosomal protein L37e, producing MTGAGTPSQGKKNKKIHVKCRRCGEKSYHTKKKECASCGFGKSAKQRGYEWQSKAGDN from the coding sequence ATGACTGGCGCAGGAACTCCCTCCCAGGGCAAGAAGAACAAGAAGATCCACGTGAAGTGTCGCCGATGCGGCGAGAAGTCGTACCACACCAAGAAGAAGGAGTGCGCCTCGTGTGGCTTCGGCAAGTCGGCGAAGCAGCGCGGCTACGAGTGGCAGTCGAAGGCCGGCGACAACTGA
- the bcp gene encoding thioredoxin-dependent thiol peroxidase, translating into MLEPGEVAPEFDLPNQHGDTVSLADHEGEYVVLYFYPRADTPGCTTEACGFRDAWAEYEDRGVTVLGVSDDPVEDLEKFAEKYDLPFDLLSDEDGEVSAAYDSYGEKNVFGNEVTGVFRNTYVVGPDGTVERAYEGVSPEGHADELLADLDELSV; encoded by the coding sequence ATGCTCGAACCAGGAGAGGTCGCGCCCGAGTTCGACCTTCCGAACCAGCACGGCGACACCGTCTCGCTCGCCGACCACGAGGGCGAGTACGTCGTCCTCTACTTCTACCCGCGAGCGGACACCCCCGGCTGTACCACCGAGGCGTGCGGGTTCCGCGACGCGTGGGCCGAGTACGAGGACCGCGGCGTGACCGTGCTCGGCGTCAGCGACGACCCCGTCGAGGACCTCGAGAAGTTCGCCGAGAAGTACGACCTGCCGTTCGACCTGCTCTCGGACGAGGACGGCGAGGTGTCCGCCGCCTACGACTCGTACGGCGAGAAGAACGTGTTCGGCAACGAGGTGACGGGAGTGTTCCGGAACACGTACGTCGTCGGCCCGGACGGGACGGTCGAGCGCGCCTACGAGGGCGTCTCCCCGGAGGGTCACGCGGACGAACTACTCGCGGACCTCGACGAACTCTCGGTGTAG
- a CDS encoding DMT family transporter encodes MSRLRDAALFLTLGLCWGGTFPAVEVGLTELSPVLLGAIRFDIGALVALGYVLLAVDDPLPRTRADGWAILVGSTLLVSVNVVFLFFGQRFTTGSIASIVYSLNPILTTAFAAVLLSEGSLDARGYLGVLFGVLGVALVANPSPGNVGGDTTIGVALVFVAAVCVSLGGVVTRALEPPAPALTRTAWAMAFGAVQLHLVSLALGEPTPGPAAFTPVILLAIGFMGVFASALAYAIYFTLLDRLGAFETNLVSYVVPVVATVLGAVLLSEPVTILTVSGFVLVVLGFALVKRHALAELLGR; translated from the coding sequence GTGAGCCGACTCCGGGACGCCGCGCTGTTTCTGACGCTCGGTCTCTGCTGGGGCGGGACGTTCCCCGCTGTCGAGGTCGGGTTGACCGAACTGTCCCCGGTCCTCCTGGGTGCGATCCGGTTCGACATCGGCGCGCTCGTCGCGCTCGGGTACGTCCTCCTCGCGGTGGACGATCCCCTCCCCCGGACCCGCGCGGACGGGTGGGCGATCCTCGTGGGCTCGACGCTGCTGGTGAGCGTCAACGTCGTCTTCCTGTTCTTCGGCCAGCGGTTCACCACCGGGAGCATCGCCTCCATCGTGTACAGCCTCAACCCCATCCTGACGACGGCGTTCGCGGCCGTGCTGCTCTCCGAGGGGAGCCTCGACGCGCGGGGGTACCTGGGCGTCCTGTTCGGGGTGCTCGGCGTCGCGCTCGTCGCGAACCCGTCGCCCGGAAACGTCGGCGGCGACACGACGATCGGTGTCGCGCTGGTGTTCGTCGCCGCCGTCTGCGTCTCGCTCGGCGGCGTCGTGACCCGGGCGCTCGAACCGCCGGCCCCGGCGCTCACCCGTACCGCGTGGGCGATGGCGTTCGGGGCGGTCCAGCTCCACCTCGTCTCCCTCGCGCTGGGGGAGCCGACGCCCGGGCCGGCCGCCTTCACGCCGGTCATCCTGCTCGCGATCGGGTTCATGGGCGTGTTCGCGAGCGCGCTCGCCTACGCGATCTACTTCACCCTGCTCGATCGGCTGGGCGCGTTCGAGACGAACCTCGTCTCCTACGTCGTCCCCGTCGTCGCGACGGTGCTCGGCGCGGTCCTCCTCTCGGAGCCGGTGACGATTCTCACCGTCTCCGGGTTCGTACTGGTGGTCCTGGGCTTCGCGCTCGTGAAACGCCACGCGCTCGCCGAGTTACTCGGCCGGTAG
- a CDS encoding LSM domain-containing protein, translating to MSGRPLDVLEEALDTPVTVTLKDGTAHFGVLAGYDQHMNVVLEPTDVEGAADGEVEDTTIIRGDNVVRINA from the coding sequence ATGAGCGGCCGACCACTCGACGTGCTGGAGGAAGCACTCGACACGCCGGTGACCGTCACGTTGAAGGACGGCACTGCACACTTCGGCGTCCTCGCCGGCTACGACCAACACATGAACGTCGTCCTCGAACCGACGGACGTGGAGGGAGCCGCGGACGGGGAGGTGGAAGACACAACGATTATCCGTGGCGACAACGTCGTCCGAATCAACGCATGA
- the purF gene encoding amidophosphoribosyltransferase — protein sequence MQHGEGPTEKCGVVGVALADRDAARPLYYSLYALQHRGQDSAGIVTHDGFQQHSHVEMGLVGDAFGPDDLDDLNGSAGIGHVRYPTAGSVNTSCAQPFSVSFKSGALGLAHNGNLVNTDELRDELESLGHAFTSDGDTEVIAHDLARNLLDSDLIRAVKRTMGRMHGSYALTVMHDDTVLGVRDPRGNRPLCLGELEDGYVLASESAAIDTLDGTLVRDVQPGELIVLEADGSGYDSYQLFEEETAAHCFFEHVYFARPDSVIDDRLVYEARRNLGRALWEESGIETDAVMPVPDSGRAFASGYADAAQEAGAGTEFAEGLMKNRYVGRTFIMPTQNERERAVRLKLNPIKSTVEGRSVTLIDDSIVRGTTSTQLVDLLRDAGATEVHLRIGAPPIVAPCYMGIDMATREELIAAGQSTEDIRDSIGADSLSYLSIDAVAGAIGQSRADLCLGCVTGEYPFDIEGEETDRELERPTVGERELADD from the coding sequence ATGCAACACGGGGAGGGCCCGACCGAGAAGTGCGGCGTGGTCGGGGTCGCGCTGGCGGACCGTGACGCGGCGAGACCGCTCTACTACTCGCTGTACGCTCTCCAGCACAGGGGGCAGGACTCCGCGGGCATCGTCACCCACGACGGCTTCCAGCAGCACAGCCACGTGGAGATGGGACTCGTCGGCGACGCCTTCGGACCCGACGACCTCGACGACCTGAACGGGTCGGCGGGCATCGGTCACGTCCGCTACCCGACGGCCGGGAGCGTGAACACGAGCTGTGCCCAGCCGTTCTCCGTCTCGTTCAAGTCCGGCGCGCTGGGGCTCGCGCACAACGGCAACCTCGTCAACACGGACGAACTCCGCGACGAACTCGAATCGCTCGGCCACGCGTTCACCTCCGACGGCGACACCGAGGTCATCGCCCACGACCTCGCCCGCAACCTCCTCGACTCCGACCTCATCCGTGCGGTCAAGCGGACGATGGGTCGGATGCACGGCTCGTACGCCCTGACGGTGATGCACGACGACACCGTGCTCGGCGTCCGCGACCCGCGCGGCAATCGCCCGCTCTGTCTCGGCGAACTGGAGGACGGGTACGTGCTCGCCTCCGAGTCGGCCGCCATCGACACCCTCGACGGGACGCTCGTCAGGGACGTCCAGCCCGGCGAACTGATCGTCCTCGAGGCCGACGGCTCGGGCTACGACTCCTACCAGCTGTTCGAGGAGGAGACGGCGGCCCACTGCTTCTTCGAACACGTCTACTTCGCCCGACCCGACTCCGTCATCGACGACAGGCTGGTGTACGAGGCGCGCCGGAACCTCGGACGGGCGCTGTGGGAGGAGTCCGGCATCGAGACCGACGCGGTGATGCCCGTTCCGGACTCGGGTCGCGCGTTCGCGTCCGGGTACGCCGACGCCGCCCAGGAAGCGGGCGCGGGCACCGAGTTCGCTGAGGGGCTGATGAAGAACCGCTACGTCGGCCGGACGTTCATCATGCCGACCCAGAACGAGCGCGAGCGCGCCGTCCGGCTGAAGCTGAACCCGATCAAGTCCACCGTAGAGGGGCGGTCGGTGACGCTCATCGACGACTCCATCGTCCGCGGCACGACGTCGACGCAGCTCGTCGATCTCCTCCGCGACGCGGGGGCGACCGAGGTCCATCTCCGAATCGGCGCGCCTCCCATCGTCGCACCCTGTTACATGGGCATCGACATGGCGACCCGGGAGGAGCTGATCGCCGCGGGCCAGTCGACCGAGGACATCCGCGACTCCATCGGGGCCGACTCGCTGTCGTACCTCTCGATCGACGCCGTCGCGGGGGCGATCGGACAGTCGCGCGCGGACCTCTGTCTCGGCTGCGTCACCGGGGAGTACCCGTTCGACATCGAGGGCGAGGAGACCGACCGGGAGCTGGAGCGGCCGACCGTCGGCGAGCGCGAGCTCGCGGACGACTGA